A genomic stretch from Hydrogenimonas urashimensis includes:
- a CDS encoding acyltransferase, which translates to MRIKTIMNLIYRHLISCNKLAQKEGVRFGKNCQFNTKIFGTEPYLIEIGDNFYSSRNVKFVTHDGSVNVIRNLYPEYKNIDLFDKIIIGNNVFIGINATILPGSTIGDNVIVGANSLVKGTLNSNSVYAGNPVRYICSIEEYLQKHKNKFDFTKNMSKKEKKKYLMEKFKIGS; encoded by the coding sequence ATGAGAATTAAAACGATTATGAATCTAATTTATAGACATTTAATTAGTTGTAATAAACTTGCCCAAAAAGAAGGTGTTCGTTTTGGAAAAAATTGCCAATTTAACACAAAAATATTTGGCACTGAACCTTATCTTATTGAAATAGGAGACAACTTTTATTCTTCTAGAAATGTAAAGTTTGTGACACATGATGGAAGTGTCAATGTCATAAGAAATCTTTATCCAGAATATAAAAATATTGATCTATTTGACAAAATTATTATAGGTAATAATGTTTTCATAGGCATAAATGCAACAATTTTACCTGGTAGTACAATTGGAGACAATGTTATTGTTGGTGCAAATAGTTTAGTAAAGGGGACTCTAAATTCCAATAGTGTCTATGCAGGAAATCCAGTAAGATATATTTGTTCAATAGAAGAATATTTACAAAAACACAAAAATAAATTTGATTTTACAAAGAATATGAGCAAGAAAGAGAAAAAAAAATATTTGATGGAAAAGTTTAAAATAGGTTCATGA
- the cysK gene encoding cysteine synthase A codes for MNEKNFDILKLIGNTPLISFRNENIVAKAEFLNPGGSIKDRVALAMIEAAEREGILKPGMKIVEPTSGNTGIGITLVGVAKGYEVHIVMPEGMSEERKQIIHMLGGHLVLTPDEENVAGAVSKAEELAEKYQAFMPQQFKNRNNALAHYNHTAPELWEQAGGKIDAFVSGIGSGGTLQGVASFLKEKNPNIKIVAVEPKNVSALLGHEPGLHSIQGIGDGFIPDILDVSLIDEILEVTDEDAIDTTREIAISNSLLCGISSGANIWAARQIAKNHPDWRIATVLPDRAERYFSTTLYDTLTEGEVS; via the coding sequence ATGAATGAAAAAAATTTTGACATACTTAAACTGATTGGCAACACACCTCTGATTTCATTTCGCAATGAAAACATTGTCGCCAAAGCAGAATTCCTAAATCCCGGCGGAAGCATCAAAGACAGGGTCGCTCTTGCTATGATCGAGGCGGCCGAACGGGAAGGAATATTGAAACCCGGCATGAAAATTGTAGAACCCACAAGTGGCAATACAGGCATAGGTATCACCCTGGTAGGCGTCGCCAAAGGTTACGAAGTGCATATCGTCATGCCTGAGGGCATGAGCGAGGAGAGAAAACAGATCATCCATATGTTAGGCGGGCACCTTGTCCTCACGCCGGATGAAGAGAATGTCGCAGGAGCCGTATCCAAAGCGGAAGAATTGGCGGAAAAATATCAAGCCTTCATGCCCCAACAGTTTAAAAACAGAAACAACGCATTGGCTCATTACAATCACACGGCTCCCGAACTCTGGGAACAAGCCGGAGGAAAAATAGATGCATTCGTTTCGGGAATAGGCAGCGGGGGTACGTTGCAAGGTGTCGCATCGTTCCTTAAAGAAAAAAACCCGAATATCAAAATTGTGGCAGTGGAACCCAAAAATGTCTCCGCCCTGCTGGGACACGAACCAGGCTTACACAGCATTCAAGGCATTGGTGACGGATTTATTCCCGATATTCTCGATGTCTCTTTGATCGATGAAATTCTTGAAGTAACGGATGAAGATGCGATAGACACGACAAGAGAGATTGCAATCAGTAACTCTTTGTTGTGCGGGATATCATCCGGAGCCAATATATGGGCTGCCAGACAAATTGCCAAAAATCATCCTGATTGGAGAATCGCCACCGTTCTTCCGGATAGAGCGGAGCGCTATTTCAGTACGACTCTTTATGATACGTTAACAGAAGGAGAAGTTTCATGA
- a CDS encoding lipopolysaccharide biosynthesis protein codes for MDNLKSTGIKAFIWNLTGKLARHGTSFIVTIFLARLLDPSAFGLIAIVMMIVMVAMVFTDVGLGGALIQRRRILPIHYSSVFYFNIFVGAVLTLITFLSADWISSFFHNPKLIPLIQAVAFLYLINSFSAVQTNKFKKEINFKALTKSDVLSSVFSGIIGVALAFLGAGVWSLVAQVLLKSIFYNIIIWHLSDWSPTLNFSFKALRQLWKFGFHMFLSSLLETIFSRLDVLIIGKLFSSATLGFFDQAKRLNNLVTQYSSGSLMSVLFPILSKLQNDLPRFQNTSIKILELISFVVFFLIGGLYLVSEELIVFLFSDKWLPSVDYFRILMLSGFGYPVSALLVNILKGHGNSKDFFILEIYKKIMTLANFYIGFMFGIKGYLYGKVIVTFLGVSLNIFYASKEIKLATKAFFKPILLQMGISLLSVSFVLLIIFYLPIDNLLISFLFKGFTFFFFYILFNAILKTDSYENFRRQILHLKNLGVQYVKK; via the coding sequence ATGGATAATCTGAAATCGACCGGAATCAAAGCCTTTATATGGAACCTAACAGGAAAACTTGCAAGACACGGCACCAGTTTCATAGTCACGATTTTTTTGGCAAGGTTATTGGATCCATCGGCTTTTGGATTGATAGCTATAGTGATGATGATTGTCATGGTCGCCATGGTATTTACAGATGTAGGGCTGGGTGGTGCTTTGATCCAACGGAGAAGAATTCTGCCTATTCATTACAGTTCAGTCTTTTATTTCAATATATTTGTAGGAGCAGTCCTTACTCTCATAACCTTTCTCTCGGCTGATTGGATCAGCAGTTTTTTTCATAATCCAAAACTGATACCTCTCATTCAGGCGGTCGCCTTTCTTTATCTTATTAATTCTTTCAGTGCTGTGCAGACAAACAAATTCAAAAAAGAGATCAATTTCAAGGCATTGACAAAATCCGATGTACTTTCTTCCGTATTCAGTGGAATAATAGGTGTTGCATTGGCATTTCTTGGGGCAGGTGTCTGGAGCCTTGTAGCCCAGGTCCTTTTAAAAAGTATTTTTTACAATATCATAATCTGGCACCTTTCCGACTGGTCCCCGACTCTAAACTTTTCATTCAAAGCATTGCGGCAATTGTGGAAATTCGGTTTTCACATGTTTTTATCTTCTCTTCTTGAAACCATTTTTTCCCGTCTTGACGTTCTTATTATCGGTAAACTTTTCTCTTCGGCTACACTGGGATTTTTTGATCAGGCCAAACGCCTCAACAATCTTGTTACCCAATATTCATCCGGAAGTCTTATGAGCGTTCTTTTTCCCATATTGAGCAAACTGCAAAATGATTTGCCCCGATTCCAGAACACCTCTATCAAAATACTTGAATTGATCAGCTTTGTAGTTTTTTTTCTTATCGGAGGCCTCTACCTGGTTTCGGAAGAGCTTATCGTTTTCCTCTTTTCCGACAAATGGCTTCCTTCTGTCGATTATTTCCGAATTCTCATGTTGAGTGGTTTTGGATATCCTGTCAGCGCCCTTCTTGTAAACATTTTGAAAGGCCATGGTAATTCAAAAGATTTTTTCATTCTTGAAATTTACAAAAAAATTATGACATTGGCGAATTTTTATATCGGGTTCATGTTTGGAATCAAAGGATATCTGTATGGAAAAGTCATTGTGACATTTCTGGGAGTCTCTTTAAATATATTTTACGCATCAAAAGAGATAAAACTTGCAACAAAAGCATTTTTTAAACCTATTTTGTTGCAAATGGGTATTTCTTTGTTATCTGTGTCTTTTGTTTTATTGATTATCTTTTACCTGCCAATAGATAATCTTCTTATATCTTTTCTGTTTAAAGGATTTACTTTTTTCTTTTTCTACATTCTTTTCAATGCCATCCTTAAAACCGATTCTTATGAAAATTTTCGACGCCAAATACTACACTTAAAAAATCTTGGAGTACAGTATGTCAAAAAATAA
- a CDS encoding DegT/DnrJ/EryC1/StrS family aminotransferase — translation MVRVTKVYYPDREKYNSYVDKIYESGWLTNNGPLVRMLEERLENYFGVKNVILVANGTMALELSYRVLALENEVITSPFSFIATTNSIVYSCLKPVFADIDPETFNIDPENIENLITDKTSAIVPVHIYGNACEVDRLEHIAKKHNLKLIFDAAHAFDVNYKDKSILGRGDISTISFHATKMFHTIEGGAIVTNNDEIAEKARLLRNSGITPDEKIIGAGTNAKMNEFEAAMGLCILDDIDMIINGRRKVLEYYKKELDGYVKFQKQNPDANQSVSYFPILLKSAEEREYVHNRLKENDINSKRYFSPSLDTLSYIDVPVPMKISRDIADRVLCLPFYHDLEFETIEKIASVIKQACSENIVQE, via the coding sequence ATGGTCCGTGTTACGAAAGTGTATTATCCAGATAGAGAAAAATACAACTCCTATGTGGACAAAATCTATGAAAGTGGTTGGTTGACCAACAATGGTCCTTTGGTAAGAATGCTGGAAGAACGGTTGGAAAATTATTTTGGAGTCAAAAATGTCATCCTGGTGGCCAATGGCACAATGGCTTTGGAACTGTCATACAGAGTTCTGGCGTTGGAAAACGAAGTTATCACCTCTCCTTTCAGTTTTATTGCAACGACCAATTCCATCGTTTACAGTTGCTTAAAGCCGGTTTTTGCAGACATCGATCCGGAAACATTCAATATCGATCCGGAAAATATTGAAAATCTCATAACGGATAAAACAAGTGCAATCGTGCCGGTTCACATTTATGGCAATGCATGTGAAGTGGATAGATTGGAGCATATTGCCAAAAAACACAATCTAAAATTGATCTTTGATGCGGCGCATGCTTTCGATGTCAATTATAAGGACAAATCCATCTTGGGACGAGGCGACATTTCCACTATAAGCTTTCATGCCACCAAAATGTTTCATACGATCGAGGGGGGAGCTATTGTTACCAACAATGACGAAATCGCAGAAAAAGCGCGACTGTTGAGAAACTCCGGAATTACCCCGGATGAAAAAATCATTGGCGCCGGCACCAATGCAAAAATGAATGAATTCGAAGCGGCAATGGGTTTATGTATTCTTGATGATATCGATATGATTATCAATGGTCGACGAAAAGTTTTGGAATATTATAAAAAAGAGTTGGACGGTTACGTTAAGTTCCAAAAACAAAATCCCGATGCCAATCAGAGTGTCAGCTATTTTCCTATTCTGCTGAAATCTGCCGAAGAAAGAGAATATGTCCATAACAGACTCAAGGAAAATGATATCAATTCCAAACGTTACTTTTCTCCCTCACTCGACACACTCTCCTATATCGATGTTCCTGTACCCATGAAAATTTCCCGAGATATTGCCGACAGGGTTCTTTGTCTCCCTTTTTATCATGATCTTGAGTTTGAGACAATAGAAAAGATCGCATCGGTTATCAAGCAGGCATGTTCGGAAAACATTGTTCAGGAATAG
- a CDS encoding glycosyltransferase family 2 protein: MSKNNTDEILVSIPMLAYNHEEYIAEAIDSVLMQQVNFNYEIIIGEDCSTDNTRQIVLDYQKKYPDKIKLILHEKNVGMEANADTVFKACKGKYIAPLEGDDYWIDPHKLQIQVDMMRQYPECHISFHPAEVRYGFERKGKVIAQHANENKIFSLSEIIRGGGGFCPTASTMYLKAAKENFPKFKNKPLGDYYTQIFASQNGGALYINRVMSVYRKGAKSSWSSSMKNLEKREKWSKEIIAFFYELDEYFDNKYQKEIFEKISNHYYRMAQFYFHLGFYHNFKQCIELSYKHFPYNSPTYLLYYHFRSNPKIINYLKKIYKKIFHKGANHEN; encoded by the coding sequence ATGTCAAAAAATAATACAGATGAAATTCTTGTTAGCATTCCCATGCTAGCTTATAATCATGAAGAATATATTGCTGAAGCTATTGATTCTGTGCTAATGCAACAGGTAAATTTTAATTATGAAATTATCATCGGAGAGGACTGCTCCACGGACAATACCAGACAGATTGTGCTGGATTATCAAAAAAAATATCCAGATAAAATCAAACTGATACTGCATGAAAAAAATGTGGGCATGGAAGCAAATGCAGACACGGTTTTTAAAGCTTGTAAAGGTAAATACATTGCCCCATTAGAGGGAGATGATTACTGGATAGACCCACATAAACTTCAAATACAAGTGGATATGATGCGACAATATCCGGAGTGTCATATAAGTTTTCATCCTGCAGAAGTCCGGTATGGTTTTGAACGTAAAGGAAAAGTCATTGCTCAGCATGCCAATGAAAACAAAATTTTCTCATTATCGGAAATTATTCGAGGTGGGGGAGGATTTTGCCCAACAGCATCCACCATGTATTTAAAGGCAGCAAAAGAAAATTTTCCAAAATTCAAAAACAAACCACTTGGTGATTATTATACACAAATTTTCGCCTCTCAGAACGGAGGCGCTTTATATATAAACAGGGTTATGTCTGTTTATCGAAAAGGCGCAAAAAGTTCATGGTCATCTTCTATGAAAAATCTTGAAAAAAGAGAAAAATGGTCAAAAGAAATCATAGCATTCTTTTATGAACTAGATGAATATTTTGACAATAAGTATCAAAAAGAAATATTTGAAAAAATTTCTAATCATTATTATAGAATGGCTCAATTTTACTTCCACCTGGGATTTTATCATAACTTTAAACAATGTATTGAATTAAGCTACAAGCATTTCCCTTACAATTCACCAACATATTTGTTATATTATCATTTTAGATCCAATCCCAAAATAATCAATTATTTAAAAAAAATTTATAAAAAAATTTTCCATAAAGGAGCCAATCATGAGAATTAA
- a CDS encoding WbqC family protein has translation MKIGIMQPYFFPYIGYYQLMEAVDTYVIADDLNYIKNGYINKNSILLNNQPFKISLQLFGASQNKLINQIEVGENGPKLLSTIKNAYKKAPFFKEVFPLLEDILLEKEKNLGRFLGNSLMKTAKYLEIEVDFLYSSEIEKDNSLKFDERIYDICHRLNGDHYINAIGGQKLYSKEKFAKHGIRLNFIQTHVIQYKQFNDSFVPNLSIIDVMMFNSKKDLKIFLNEYSLV, from the coding sequence ATGAAAATAGGCATAATGCAACCATACTTCTTTCCATATATCGGTTATTATCAATTAATGGAGGCTGTTGACACCTATGTTATCGCGGATGATTTGAACTATATTAAAAATGGATATATCAATAAAAACTCCATATTACTCAATAATCAGCCATTCAAAATTTCTCTTCAACTTTTTGGGGCCAGCCAAAATAAGCTCATTAACCAGATAGAGGTGGGTGAAAATGGTCCGAAATTGTTGAGTACCATTAAAAATGCCTACAAAAAAGCGCCTTTTTTCAAAGAAGTATTCCCACTTTTGGAAGACATCCTTCTTGAAAAGGAAAAAAACCTTGGCAGGTTTCTGGGAAATTCTTTGATGAAAACAGCAAAATATCTGGAAATCGAGGTCGATTTTCTCTATTCAAGCGAAATTGAAAAAGACAATTCCCTAAAATTTGATGAAAGAATTTACGATATATGTCACCGTCTAAATGGTGATCATTACATCAACGCAATCGGAGGTCAAAAACTTTACAGTAAAGAGAAGTTTGCAAAGCACGGTATTCGATTGAACTTTATTCAAACCCATGTCATCCAATACAAACAATTCAACGACTCATTCGTTCCCAATCTTTCCATTATCGACGTTATGATGTTCAATTCAAAAAAAGACTTGAAAATATTTTTGAATGAGTATTCGCTTGTTTAA
- a CDS encoding ATP-grasp domain-containing protein, translating into MKKKILFLGASVSQLPVIKYAKKAGHYIITCDYMPENPGNALANEYYNISTIDKEAVLQLATKLKIDAIVSFASDVNIVTQSYVANRLGLPSNPYESVMTLTRKDRFRSFLKKHGFNVPRSQGFSNYKDAAAFANTINYPLIIKPTDAAGSMGVTKIDSKSELKKAFDYAMQFSREKKVILEEFIQRKGFQVGGDGFIENGKLAFKAWTNAHFNDACNPLIPIGTSFPSIHDKSKLEYAHREFQRLFDLLKLKSGAVNFEFIFDQNDNLYIIEVGPRNGGNLIPEVTHYATGVNLIECTVKAALGIQCELKKRETDKYFSYYVIHSEKNGVLQKIQFDSEIEENIVEKHLFKKEGDNVNRYENAKQQLGIVILRFSSQDEMINKMENMQQYIKIFIK; encoded by the coding sequence GTGAAGAAAAAAATACTTTTTCTTGGCGCATCTGTTTCCCAACTTCCCGTCATAAAATATGCAAAAAAAGCGGGTCATTACATTATTACCTGCGATTACATGCCGGAAAATCCCGGAAATGCTTTGGCAAATGAATATTACAATATCAGCACCATTGACAAAGAAGCTGTTTTGCAACTGGCAACGAAGTTAAAAATCGATGCTATCGTTTCCTTCGCTTCCGATGTCAATATTGTCACACAATCTTATGTAGCCAACAGGCTCGGACTCCCTTCCAACCCTTACGAATCGGTTATGACTTTGACACGAAAAGATCGTTTCCGCTCTTTTCTTAAAAAACATGGCTTCAATGTTCCTCGGTCACAAGGATTCTCAAATTACAAAGATGCGGCTGCTTTCGCAAATACCATAAATTATCCGCTTATCATCAAGCCCACAGATGCTGCAGGGAGCATGGGAGTAACCAAAATAGACAGTAAATCCGAACTGAAAAAGGCATTTGATTATGCCATGCAATTTTCAAGAGAAAAAAAAGTGATTCTTGAGGAGTTCATTCAACGCAAAGGCTTTCAAGTCGGCGGCGATGGATTCATAGAAAACGGGAAATTGGCTTTTAAAGCATGGACAAACGCACACTTCAATGATGCATGCAATCCTTTGATTCCCATTGGTACCAGTTTTCCCTCAATTCATGACAAAAGCAAACTGGAATATGCCCATCGGGAGTTTCAAAGATTGTTTGATCTTCTCAAACTCAAAAGCGGCGCGGTGAATTTTGAATTTATTTTCGATCAAAACGACAATCTTTACATTATCGAAGTTGGACCCCGCAATGGGGGCAACCTCATTCCGGAGGTCACCCATTATGCCACGGGAGTCAATCTGATCGAATGTACAGTCAAAGCAGCGCTTGGAATACAGTGTGAATTGAAAAAGCGAGAGACAGACAAATACTTTTCATATTATGTCATTCATTCTGAAAAAAATGGGGTTTTGCAGAAGATTCAATTCGACTCGGAGATAGAAGAGAATATTGTAGAAAAACATCTTTTCAAAAAAGAAGGTGACAATGTAAATCGCTATGAAAATGCAAAACAGCAACTTGGAATTGTGATTTTGAGATTTTCATCACAGGATGAAATGATAAACAAGATGGAAAATATGCAACAATATATCAAGATCTTTATAAAATGA